Proteins from one Triticum aestivum cultivar Chinese Spring chromosome 7A, IWGSC CS RefSeq v2.1, whole genome shotgun sequence genomic window:
- the LOC123150230 gene encoding protein NOI4: protein MSEESGRPLPKFGEWDVNDPASADGFTVIFNKARDEKKAGNGQDTESPGKDARTERVESYATKANSKKWFCCVTPSPTQS from the exons ATGTCG GAGGAATCTGGTCGCCCTTTGCCCAAGTTTGGCGAATGGGACGTCAACGACCCAGCTTCTGCTGATGGGTTCACTGTTATATTCAACAAAGCCAGGGATGAGAAAAAGGCTGGGAATGGACAAGATACTGAATCCCCTGGCAAAGATGCCAGGACTGAGAGGGTGGAATCTTATGCCACCAAGGCAAATTCA AAGAAGTGGTTTTGCTGCGTGACACCAAGTCCTACACAATCTTGA